One Peromyscus leucopus breed LL Stock chromosome 20, UCI_PerLeu_2.1, whole genome shotgun sequence genomic region harbors:
- the LOC114688904 gene encoding DNA-directed RNA polymerase III subunit RPC8, which yields MFVLVEMVDTVRIPPWQFERKLNDSIAEELNKKLANKVVYNVGLCICLFDITKLEDAYVFPGDGASHTKVHFRYVVFHPFLDEILIGKIKGCSPEGVHVSLGFFDDILIPPESLQQPAKFDETEQVWVWEYETEEGAHDLYMDTGEEIRFRVVDESFVDTSPTGPSSAEAASASEELPKKEAPYTLVGSISEPGLGLLSWWTSN from the exons ATGTTCGTCCTGGTGGAGATGGTGGACACCGTGCGCATACCGCCGTGGCAGTTTGAGCGGAAACTCAACGACTCCATTGCCGAGGAGCTGAACAAGAAATTGGCCAACAAG gtcgTGTACAacgtgggactctgcatctgtcTGTTTGATATCACCAAGCTGGAAGATGCCTATGTATTCCCAGGGGACGGAGCATCACACACCAAAG TCCATTTCCGGTATGTGGTGTTCCACCCGTTCCTGGATGAGATTCTCATCGGGAAGATCAAAGGCTGCAGCCCAGAGGGTGTGCACG tcTCCTTAGGGTTCTTCGATGACATTCTCATCCCTCCTGAGTCACTGCAGCAGCCTGCCAAGTT TGATGAAACAGAACAGGTCTGGGTGTGGGAGTATGAGACGGAGGAGGGTGCACACGACCTGTACATGGACACCGGCGAGGAGATCCGCTTCCGGGTAGTGGATGAGAGCTTTGTGGACACATCCCCCACAGGACCCAGCTCAGCCGAGGCTGCCTCTGCCAGCGAGGAGTTGCCAAAGAAGGAAGCGCCGTACACGCTTGTG GGATCTATCAGTGAGCCAGGCCTGGGCCTTCTCTCCTGGTGGACCAGTAACTAG
- the LOC114688906 gene encoding aconitate hydratase, mitochondrial: LFFQIILENYAYPGVLLIGTDSHTPNGGGLGGICIGVGGADAVDVMAGIPWELKCPKVIGVKLTGSLSGWSSPKDVILKVAGILTVKGGTGAIVEYHGPGVDSISCTGMATICNMGAEIGATTSVFPYNHRMKKYLSKTGRADIASLAEEFKDHLVPDPGCQYDQLIEINLNELKPHINGPFTPDLAHPVAEVGTVAEKEGWPLDIRVGLIGSCTNSSYEDMGRSAAVAKQALAHGLKCKSQFTITPGSEQIRATIERDGYAQILRDVGGVVLANACGPCIGQWDRKDIKKGEKNTIVTSYNRNFTGRNDANPETHAFVTSPEIVTALAIAGTLKFNPETDFLTGKDGKKFKLEAPDADELPRSDFDPGQDTYQHPPKDSSGQRVDVSPTSQRLQLLEPFDKWDGKDLEDLQILIKVKGKCTTDHISAAGPWLKFRGHLDNISNNLLIGAINIENGKANSVRNAVTQEFGPVPDTARYYKKHGIRWVVIGDENYGEGSSREHAALEPRHLGGRAIITKSFARIHETNLKKQGLLPLTFADPADYNKIHPVDKLTIQGLKDFAPGKPLKCIIKHPNGTQETILLNHTFNETQIEWFRAGSALNRMKELQQ; encoded by the exons ttattttttcagATCATTCTAGAAAACTATGCATACCCGGGAGTTCTTCTGATCGGCACTGACTCCCACACCCCCAATGGTGGTGGCCTGGGAGGCATCTGCATTGGAGTAGGGGGTGCTGATGCCGTGGATGTCATGGCTGGGATCCCCTGGGAGCTGAAGTGTCCCAAG GTGATCGGTGTGAAGCTGACAGGCTCCCTCTCTGGTTGGTCCTCGCCCAAAGACGTGATCCTGAAAGTGGCCGGCATCCTGACGGTGAAAGGCGGCACGGGTGCTATTGTGGAATACCACGGGCCTGGTGTCGACTCCATCTCCTGCACTG GCATGGCAACAATCTGCAACATGGGTGCAGAAATTGGGGCCACCACATCAGTGTTCCCGTACAACCACAGGATGAAGAAGTACCTGAGCAAGACAGGCCGAGCAG ACATTGCCAGTCTAGCTGAAGAATTCAAGGATCACTTAGTGCCTGACCCCGGCTGCCAGTATGACCAACTGATTGAAATTAACCTCAATGAG CTAAAGCCGCACATCAATGGACCCTTTACCCCGGACTTGGCTCACCCCGTAGCAGAAGTGGGCACTGTGGCAGAGAAGGAAGGCTGGCCTCTGGACATCAGAGTGG GTTTGATTGGCAGCTGCACCAATTCAAGCTATGAGGACATGGGACGGTCGGCAGCTGTGGCCAAGCAGGCCCTGGCCCATGGACTCAAGTGCAAGTCCCAGTTCACCATCACACCCGGCTCTGAGCAGATCCGAGCCACCATTGAGCGGGATGGTTAT GCACAGATCCTGAGGGATGTGGGTGGCGTTGTTTTGGCCAATGCCTGTGGCCCTTGCATCGGCCAGTGGGACAG GAAAGACATCAAGAAGGGGGAGAAGAACACAATCGTCACCTCCTACAACAGGAACTTCACAGGCCGCAATGATGCAAATCCTGAGACCCATGCCTTCGTCACATCCCCAGAG ATTGTCACAGCCCTGGCCATTGCGGGAACCCTTAAGTTCAACCCAGAAACCGACTTCTTGACAGGCAAGGATGGCAAGAAGTTCAAGCTGGAGGCTCCAGACGCAGACGAGCTCCCCCGATCG GACTTTGACCCAGGGCAGGACACCTACCAGCACCCCCCCAAGGACAGCAGTGGGCAGCGGGTGGACGTGAGCCCTACCAGCCAGCGCCTGCAGCTCTTGGAGCCTTTTGACAAGTGGGATGGCAAAGACCTGGAGGATCTGCAAATCCTCATCAAG GTCAAAGGGAAGTGCACCACCGACCACATTTCTGCTGCTGGTCCCTGGCTCAAGTTCCGTGGACACCTGGACAACATCTCTAATAACCTGCTCATCGGTGCCATCAACATTGAAAACGGCAAGGCCAACTCCGTGCGCAATGCTGTCACCCAGGAGTTCGGCCCTGTCCCTGACACTGCTCGATACTACAAG AAACATGGCATCAGGTGGGTAGTGATTGGAGATGAGAACTATGGCGAAGGCTCAAGCCGGGAACATGCAGCGCTGGAGCCTCGCCACCTTGGGGGCCGGGCCATCATCACCAAGAGCTTCGCCAGGATCCACG AGACCAATCTAAAGAAGCAGGGCTTGCTGCCCCTCACCTTCGCCGACCCCGCTGACTACAACAAGATCCACCCAGTGGACAAGCTGACCATTCAAGGCCTGAAGGACTTTGCCCCTGGCAAG CCTCTGAAATGCATCATCAAGCACCCTAATGGGACCCAGGAAACCATCCTCCTGAACCACACCTTCAACGAGACTCAGATCGAGTGGTTCCGCGCAGGCAGTGCCCTGAACAGGATGAAGGAGCTGCAGCAATAA